CCGAGTGCGCGGCCCGGCCGGCGAACCTGCTGCGGAAACCCAGGTAGCCGCGGTGGCGGTCGGCTATCCGCATCCCCGTCGGCTCGCCCACGATCACGCAGTCCGGCCGCGGGACCGATGCGACCAGATCGTCCACGAGGCTGGGCACCCCTAGACAGCCGATCTCCTCGTCGTAAGTGAGTGCCACGTGCACCGGCCGCCGCAGGGACCCGTCCGCCCAACCGTCGGCCGCCACCAGGCAGGCCGCCAGGAAGCCCTTCATGTCCACGACACCCCGGCCGACGAGCAGGTCACCGCGCTCGGTGAGGGTGAAGGGATCGGTCGTCCAGTCCTGACCGTCGACGGGCACGACGTCGGTGTGCGACGACAGCACCACACCGCCGCCGGTCTCAGGGCCGAAGCAGGCCAGCAGGTTGGCCTTGCGACCGGTGTCGTCATAGGTGTGGCGCAGCCGTGCGCCGGCCGCGGCGAGGCGGTCCCCGGCCCAGTCGATGAGCGCGAGGTTGGAGTTTCGGGAGGTGGTATCGAAGGCGACGAGCGAGCGCAGAACCTCGACGATCCGTTCGGTCATGGAAACTCCACACCTCTCCGCGTCACGGCGGCGATGGCCGAGATCTCCAGCGAAACACCCGGGACGACGAATCCACACGTCACCGTGGTGCGAGCCGGGGGATCGGCAGGGAATGCCACGGTGAAGGCGGAGTCCCATGTGGACGGTTCCGCCTCGCAAGCCAGGAACGCCGTCAGGGCAACGACATCGCCGAGAACACAGCCATGCTCGGCCAGCGTGTGCCGCAGAAGCTCAAAGACGTCGGCCGCCTGCTCGCCCAGAGCACGCGGTTCGCCCGCCAGAACGGCCGGACTGACCAAACCGGAAGTGAACACGAGACCGGCCGCGGCGACCGCGCCCGCGAACGCGGGGCTCTGCCCGGGAACCCGACGGATCACGATCGCGACCGCCGGACCGCGCCCGCGTCAAGGTCCCGCACCCCGCCCCGGCCGAGCAGCGTGAGCACGGTGACGAGCTCCGCCCGGATCAGCTGGTGCACCCGGCGGACGCCGGCTTCGCCCGCGGCCGCGAGACCGTAGGCGGCGAGCCTGCCGACGATCACGACATCGGCCCCTAGTGCCAGCGCCTTCGCCACGTCCGCGCCGCGGCGGATTCCGCTGTCCAGTGCGACTTGCGCGCGCCCCGCCACCGCCTGCACGACTTCCGGCAGCTGGTCCAACGCGGCCGGCGCACCGTCGAGCTGGCGACCGCCGTGGTTCGACACGAGGATGCCGGCGGCGCCGGCGGCGACCGCTGATTCGGCGTCGGCTCCGGTGAGGATTCCCTTGGCGAACCAGGGCAACGGGGAATCGGCGGTCGCCTCGGCCAGCCGGTCCCAGCTCCACACCGGTTCGGTCCGGTCGAACAGTTGCCCGAACACCTCCTGCGGTTCGGGCGAGCCGGCAGCCCGGTAATTGCCCGTGATGATGGCCGGGTCGGGCGCGAACCGGTTGCGCAGGTTACGTTCCCGCCAACCACCCGTGGGGCAGTCGACCGTCACGCACAGCGCCCGGTACCCGCAATCCGCTGCCCGGGCGATCATCGCCCGGAAGTTCGTTTCCGGACCCATCGGGTGCAGCTGCGCGATCATCGCTGCGGCCGGTGCGGCCGCGCGCACATCCTCCAGCGAGTGACTGCCCGCTTCCGGCACGATGCTCGCGACGCCCTCGGCGTCGTTCGCCCTCGCGACCGCACGCTGACCCTCGGGATGGAAGAGCGCGTCCGCGCCAAATGGCGCGGTGAGCACCGGCATGCTCAGGTCCACACCGAGAAACGATGTCCACGTCGAGGGCACTTCCGCGCCGCTCATCGCCCGCGGCAGGAACGTCCACCGCTCGAACGCCTTCCGGTTCGCACGCATAGTGGACTCGTCGCCGGCGCCACCGGCCAAAAAGTCCCACACGTCGGCCGGCAGGGTCTCGCGAGCGGCGTCGGTGATCTCGTCCAGAGTGGCGAACCGCTCCCCGCTGCCGTAGAAGGTGGCGGGGGGCGCGATGTCACCCGATGTCATAGGTTGACCTCCGTCTGGTCGCCGAGCAAGAGCCGGTCGCTGACCGCGTCCCCGGAAGCGCTGATCAGGTCGACGAGGCCGGTGGGGCTCGTCGCGTCCTTCGTCGCCGCGTCGAGGTCGGCGATGACCGTGCCGCGGCTGAACACCAGCAGCCGCTCGCCCATTGCCAGCGCGTGTTCCATGTTGTGGGTGATCATCAAGGTGGTGCAGCCCATTTCCCGGACCAGTTGTTCGGTGAGTGCGAGCACCTTGGCGGCGGTCGCCGGATCCAGCGCCGCGAGGTGCTCGTCGAGCAGCAGGACCTCGGGCGCGCTCAACCCGGCCATCACCATGGTCAGGCTCTGCCGCTGCCCGGCCGACAGCAGTCCGACGCGGTCGGTGAGACGGTTCTCCAGGCCGAGCCCGAGCAGCGCCAGTCGTTCCCGCATCCGGGTACGGCGTTTCGCCGACAAGGCGAACCGCAGGGTGCGGCGACGCCCTCGGCTCATCGCGAGGGCGAGGTTGTCCTCAATGCTCAGTTCCGGCGCGCTACCGGCACGCGGGTCGTCGAAGACCCGGGCGACCACCCCCGCGCGGCGGTAGTCCGGCCACCCGGTGACGTCCCGACCGCCGATGCGGACCCGTCCGCTCGTCGGGCGCGCGGCGCCGGAGATCGTTCGCACGACGCTGCTCTTGCCCGCGCCGTTGCTGCCGATGACGGTCGCGAACTGTCCGGTGTGAACGGTGAGACAGAGGCCGCGCAGTGCGACCACCTCGTCCACCCGGCCGCGGTTGTAGATCAGGTTGACTTCATCGAGTTCGAGCATCAGTAAGCCCTCCTCGCCGCGGGTATGAAATTCGCCACCCGGACCTTCCGGAACACCCCGCCGAGGTAGCGTTCGGCCGCGACCGCGATGACCAGGGTGAGTGCGGTGACACCACGCAAATCGCCCGCGGGCAGCCCGATTCGGAGCGCGCCCACGAGAATCAGCCGGTAGAGCAAGGTTCCGGCAAGCACACAGGCGACGATCCGGAAGACTTTCGAACCGGACGGCCGGAGCAGCAGCTCACCCAGCAGGACCGCGCCCACGCCGGAGACGAAGACCCCGACGCCCATGTTCACGTCCGCGTAGCCCTGTGTCTGCACCAGCAGCCCGGCGCCGAGACCGGCCAGCGCGTTGGACAGGAACAAGGCGAGCGCGAGAACCGCGCGATCGTTGACACCCTGACTGCGGGCCATACCGGCGTTGACGCCGCTGGCCCGCAGCGCGAGACCGATCTCGGTCCGCATGAGCAGGGCATAGCCGGCCAGTACCACCAGCACGATCAGGCCCAGCACCGCCGAGATCGCCAGATCGGCAGAGCCGCCGAACCCGGTCACGGCGGTCGTGAGGGTGCCGGCGGTCAGCAGGCTCAGGGTGGGCGCGCCGAGCACGTGCAGCGTGACGCTGAACAGTCCGATGCTCATCACCAGGCCGGCCAGCAGCACCGGTACTCGTAACCACTGGTGCAGACCCGCGGTCAGGAGTCCGGCCGCGCCGCCGGCGAGAGCACCCAGCGGCAGTGCGGCCAGCGGCGGCAGCCCGGACGCCGCGGCTATCGCCGTGACGGCGCCGCCGAGCGCGAAACTGCCCTCGACAGTCAGGTCGAAGTCGGCGCGCACCCGGAACACCGTGTAGATCCCGAGAAAGACCGGCACCATGGGCAGCCCCGTGACCAGGGTGTCGAGTATGATGTCGCCGATCATTTGACGGCCGCCTTGGCCAGGATGTCCTGGGGGACGGTCACGCGGAGACTGTCCATTGTGGTCCTGTTGAACTCGAATTCGACACCGCTCGGCTGTCCGAAAGCGATCTCGCCGGGCTTCGCACCGGCCAGCACCTTCGCCGCCGGCTCGGCCGCCAGCTCCCCGACCACCGGATAGTTCGGCCCGATGCTGGCGAGGATGCCCGGGACACTGGCGTCACCACCGCACACGTAGACCGGCAACTTCGCCGCTGCCGCCGTCGAGCCCACCGCAGCGAGCCCCGCGAAGACTGTCGCGTCCGGTCCGATCAGGATCGCGTCCGCCCTGCCGACGAGACCGCGCGCACCCGTTGGCACGTCGCCGGCCTCGGAGATCGACGACTCCACAAGGGACAGTCCGGGGTGCGACGCCGCCGCCTTGCGGAGCGCTTCTACCCACACCTGCATGTTCTTGTTCGACGGGTCGTAGACGGTGCCGATGCGCGTGGGCGCGGGGCCGACCTTCAGGATCTGGTCGAGCAACAGGGCCGGGTCGATGTAGTCGATACTGCCGGTTACGTTGCCTCCCGGTGCCGTGAGCGACTTGGCGACGCCGCTGCCCACCGGATCACCCATCGCGATCGCGAAGATCGGCCGGTCACGAACCTGCTGAGCGAGCGCGATCACCGCCGGGGTCCCGATGACCGCGAAGGCATCGTCATCCGACCCGGCGAAGTCACGAGCGATACCGCTGATCAGGCTCTGATCGCCCTGGGCGTTCTTGAAATCGAAGGTGACCTTCTTCGGCGCCAGCAGAGCGGTGAGCTTGCGCTCGAAGGCCGCCACGGTGTCGCCCAGCACCGTCGCCTCGGCCACCTGCAACACGCCGATCTGGTAGGTGTCCTTGCCTGCCAGGGAAGAACTCGTGCCAGACGGAGCGGTGCCGCAAGCGCCGACAAGCAGTGTCGCCGCGAGAGCGGCGGGTAATCGCATCGTTCGGCTGATTGTCACCAGTGCCTCCAGAGGCGAGAGTTGAGAACATCTTCTCCATTTGGTTAGGAGAACGCTAGGAGGATGACGAGATCCAGTCAACTACGAAGAGAGAACTTTTCATCGTTTTAACGAACCTCATCGACCGGACCAGCGAGCTGGCCGCCGCGCCTGGAACGCCTCGATGCCTTCCTGGGCGTCCGCACTGTCGAGCACCGGTTGCCACAACGCCGCCAGTTCTGCGGCCATCTGTCGCAGTTCGACGGCCGAGGACAGCCGGACCATCTGTTTCGCCGCCAGGGCGGTCAACGGCGCACCGGCCGCGACCCGGCGCGCCAGCGCGCACGCTTCGCCGAGCAGATCGCCCGGCGGCACCACCGCGTTGACCAGACCGAGTTCGTAGGCGCGTTCTGCACCGATGGGGTCACCAGTGAGCAGCAGCTCCATCACCGCACGCGGCGGGAGCAACCACGGCAACCCCGCCGCCCAGGACAAAGACCGGCCGAGCTTCACTTCCGGCACCGCGAACCGCGCGCCTGTCGAGCTCACGCAGAGATCACACACCTGCAACAGCAGGAAACCCGCGCCGTAAGCCACCCCGTTGACCGCGGCGATCAACGGCTTCCGTACTCGCAGCCGGTCAACGAACCGGCGCATCGGCTCGGGATCCTCGCCCAGTTCGCGCAGGTCGCCACCGGCACAGAACGCCCG
This sequence is a window from Amycolatopsis benzoatilytica AK 16/65. Protein-coding genes within it:
- the argE gene encoding acetylornithine deacetylase; protein product: MTERIVEVLRSLVAFDTTSRNSNLALIDWAGDRLAAAGARLRHTYDDTGRKANLLACFGPETGGGVVLSSHTDVVPVDGQDWTTDPFTLTERGDLLVGRGVVDMKGFLAACLVAADGWADGSLRRPVHVALTYDEEIGCLGVPSLVDDLVASVPRPDCVIVGEPTGMRIADRHRGYLGFRSRFAGRAAHSGDPEKGVSAIEAAARFVLALGDLPAGLDIPGTTVCVGRVEGGTGVNVVPESCDVSWEIRPAAAADVEHVRRTAAALVSRAVPSGHPPRTEETLAMPPLPPRLGNAAIDLAGAFGGALPLAEIPFGTEAGFFDAAGLPTVVCGPGSIEQAHRPDEAIPRSELANAQAFFRRLTEWAETAPTATGARS
- a CDS encoding RidA family protein, whose protein sequence is MIRRVPGQSPAFAGAVAAAGLVFTSGLVSPAVLAGEPRALGEQAADVFELLRHTLAEHGCVLGDVVALTAFLACEAEPSTWDSAFTVAFPADPPARTTVTCGFVVPGVSLEISAIAAVTRRGVEFP
- a CDS encoding alpha-hydroxy acid oxidase produces the protein MTSGDIAPPATFYGSGERFATLDEITDAARETLPADVWDFLAGGAGDESTMRANRKAFERWTFLPRAMSGAEVPSTWTSFLGVDLSMPVLTAPFGADALFHPEGQRAVARANDAEGVASIVPEAGSHSLEDVRAAAPAAAMIAQLHPMGPETNFRAMIARAADCGYRALCVTVDCPTGGWRERNLRNRFAPDPAIITGNYRAAGSPEPQEVFGQLFDRTEPVWSWDRLAEATADSPLPWFAKGILTGADAESAVAAGAAGILVSNHGGRQLDGAPAALDQLPEVVQAVAGRAQVALDSGIRRGADVAKALALGADVVIVGRLAAYGLAAAGEAGVRRVHQLIRAELVTVLTLLGRGGVRDLDAGAVRRSRS
- a CDS encoding ABC transporter ATP-binding protein, with amino-acid sequence MLELDEVNLIYNRGRVDEVVALRGLCLTVHTGQFATVIGSNGAGKSSVVRTISGAARPTSGRVRIGGRDVTGWPDYRRAGVVARVFDDPRAGSAPELSIEDNLALAMSRGRRRTLRFALSAKRRTRMRERLALLGLGLENRLTDRVGLLSAGQRQSLTMVMAGLSAPEVLLLDEHLAALDPATAAKVLALTEQLVREMGCTTLMITHNMEHALAMGERLLVFSRGTVIADLDAATKDATSPTGLVDLISASGDAVSDRLLLGDQTEVNL
- a CDS encoding ABC transporter permease subunit, coding for MIGDIILDTLVTGLPMVPVFLGIYTVFRVRADFDLTVEGSFALGGAVTAIAAASGLPPLAALPLGALAGGAAGLLTAGLHQWLRVPVLLAGLVMSIGLFSVTLHVLGAPTLSLLTAGTLTTAVTGFGGSADLAISAVLGLIVLVVLAGYALLMRTEIGLALRASGVNAGMARSQGVNDRAVLALALFLSNALAGLGAGLLVQTQGYADVNMGVGVFVSGVGAVLLGELLLRPSGSKVFRIVACVLAGTLLYRLILVGALRIGLPAGDLRGVTALTLVIAVAAERYLGGVFRKVRVANFIPAARRAY
- a CDS encoding ABC transporter substrate-binding protein, giving the protein MTGSRHPPSVLLTKWRRCSQLSPLEALVTISRTMRLPAALAATLLVGACGTAPSGTSSSLAGKDTYQIGVLQVAEATVLGDTVAAFERKLTALLAPKKVTFDFKNAQGDQSLISGIARDFAGSDDDAFAVIGTPAVIALAQQVRDRPIFAIAMGDPVGSGVAKSLTAPGGNVTGSIDYIDPALLLDQILKVGPAPTRIGTVYDPSNKNMQVWVEALRKAAASHPGLSLVESSISEAGDVPTGARGLVGRADAILIGPDATVFAGLAAVGSTAAAAKLPVYVCGGDASVPGILASIGPNYPVVGELAAEPAAKVLAGAKPGEIAFGQPSGVEFEFNRTTMDSLRVTVPQDILAKAAVK
- a CDS encoding enoyl-CoA hydratase/isomerase family protein, with translation MSAELVRYRTEDDIAVLTINRPEASNALNAATREQLLAALAAMDADAAVRVGVLTGAGERAFCAGGDLRELGEDPEPMRRFVDRLRVRKPLIAAVNGVAYGAGFLLLQVCDLCVSSTGARFAVPEVKLGRSLSWAAGLPWLLPPRAVMELLLTGDPIGAERAYELGLVNAVVPPGDLLGEACALARRVAAGAPLTALAAKQMVRLSSAVELRQMAAELAALWQPVLDSADAQEGIEAFQARRPARWSGR